A stretch of the Salmo salar chromosome ssa20, Ssal_v3.1, whole genome shotgun sequence genome encodes the following:
- the kcnj13 gene encoding inward rectifier potassium channel 13 isoform X1, producing MTTKTTNDLDGNKVSSSPLLLSTSSPSYLSCQRLVTKDGHCALRSAPPSPGLWPSWASASAWVLALQDLWGAVVCLRWRWVLLAFCTSFVAHWLLFACLWYLLAHLNGDLAVEDHDAPPEGHVVCVKHITSFTAAFSFSLETQLTIGYGTMFPSGDCPSAIALLAVQMLLGLMLEAFITGAFVAKIARPQKRAGAIQFSPQAVVGQHQGQLCLMFRATNLLRRPLVDVEVSAVLYEERDDQVLHQTNLDFQLDRLGPRPCPFFIFPLTFYHILDRHSPLYPALREGSASHFELVVFLSASQEGTGDACQKRTSYLRQEIQFERRFVPAMGLDKHGRYQVSSQHFGMAHCKESLDKECVVQINGDGSDRME from the exons ATGACAACCAAAACGACCAATGACCTGGACGGGAACAaggtctcctcctcccctctcctgttgTCCACATCATCCCCGTCCTACCTGTCTTGCCAGCGTCTGGTGACCAAGGACGGTCACTGCGCCCTGCGCTCCgcccctccctctcctggcctgtgGCCCTCCTGGGCCTCGGCCTCTGCCTGGGTGCTAGCCCTACAG GACCTGTGGGGGGCAGTGGTGTGCCTGCGCTGGCGCTGGGTCCTCTTGGCCTTCTGCACCTCCTTTGTGGCCCACTGGCTGCTGTTCGCCTGCCTGTGGTACCTACTGGCCCACCTCAATGGAGACCTGGCGGTGGAGGACCACGACGCTCCTCCAGAGGGACACGTGGTGTGTGTCAAACACATCACCAGCTTCACCGCagccttctccttctccctggaGACCCAGCTGACCATTGGGTACGGCACCATGTTCCCCAGTGGGGACTGTCCCAGCGCTATAGCCCTGCTGGCGGTTCAGATGCTGCTGGGGCTCATGCTGGAAGCCTTCATCACAG GTGCGTTTGTGGCTAAGATCGCCCGTCCCCAGAAACGTGCCGGGGCCATCCAGTTCAGCCCCCAGGCGGTGGTGGGTCAGCACCAGGGCCAGCTCTGCCTCATGTTCCGGGCCACCAACCTTCTGCGCCGCCCCCTGGTGGACGTGGAGGTCAGTGCCGTCCTGTATGAAGAGAGAGACGACCAGGTCCTGCACCAGACCAACCTGGACTTCCAGCTGGACCGGCTGGGCCCCCGCCCCTGTCCATTCTTCATCTTCCCCCTCACCTTCTACCACATCCTGGACCGCCACAGCCCCCTTTACCCAGCCCTGCGTGAGGGCAGCGCCAGCCACTTTGAGCTAGTGGTGTTTCTCTCCGCCTCACAGGAGGGCACGGGCGACGCCTGCCAGAAAAGAACGTCCTACCTGCGCCAGGAGATCCAGTTTGAGCGGCGCTTCGTGCCCGCCATGGGGCTGGACAAGCATGGCAGGTACCAGGTGAGCAGTCAGCACTTTGGCATGGCCCACTGCAAGGAGTCGCTGGACAAGGAGTGTGTGGTGCAGATCAACGGGGATGGGAGTGACAGGATGGAGtaa
- the kcnj13 gene encoding inward rectifier potassium channel 13 isoform X2 — MTTKTTNDLDGNKVSSSPLLLSTSSPSYLSCQRLVTKDGHCALRSAPPSPGLWPSWASASAWVLALQDLWGAVVCLRWRWVLLAFCTSFVAHWLLFACLWYLLAHLNGDLAVEDHDAPPEGHVVCVKHITSFTAAFSFSLETQLTIGYGTMFPSGDCPSAIALLAVQMLLGLMLEAFITGAFVAKIARPQKRAGAIQFSPQAVVGQHQGQLCLMFRATNLLRRPLVDVEVSAVLYEERDDQVLHQTNLDFQLDRLGPRPCPFFIFPLTFYHILDRHSPLYPALREGSASHFELVVFLSASQEGTGDACQKRTSYLRQEIQFERRFVPAMGLDKHGRYQWFAEEDVFLN; from the exons ATGACAACCAAAACGACCAATGACCTGGACGGGAACAaggtctcctcctcccctctcctgttgTCCACATCATCCCCGTCCTACCTGTCTTGCCAGCGTCTGGTGACCAAGGACGGTCACTGCGCCCTGCGCTCCgcccctccctctcctggcctgtgGCCCTCCTGGGCCTCGGCCTCTGCCTGGGTGCTAGCCCTACAG GACCTGTGGGGGGCAGTGGTGTGCCTGCGCTGGCGCTGGGTCCTCTTGGCCTTCTGCACCTCCTTTGTGGCCCACTGGCTGCTGTTCGCCTGCCTGTGGTACCTACTGGCCCACCTCAATGGAGACCTGGCGGTGGAGGACCACGACGCTCCTCCAGAGGGACACGTGGTGTGTGTCAAACACATCACCAGCTTCACCGCagccttctccttctccctggaGACCCAGCTGACCATTGGGTACGGCACCATGTTCCCCAGTGGGGACTGTCCCAGCGCTATAGCCCTGCTGGCGGTTCAGATGCTGCTGGGGCTCATGCTGGAAGCCTTCATCACAG GTGCGTTTGTGGCTAAGATCGCCCGTCCCCAGAAACGTGCCGGGGCCATCCAGTTCAGCCCCCAGGCGGTGGTGGGTCAGCACCAGGGCCAGCTCTGCCTCATGTTCCGGGCCACCAACCTTCTGCGCCGCCCCCTGGTGGACGTGGAGGTCAGTGCCGTCCTGTATGAAGAGAGAGACGACCAGGTCCTGCACCAGACCAACCTGGACTTCCAGCTGGACCGGCTGGGCCCCCGCCCCTGTCCATTCTTCATCTTCCCCCTCACCTTCTACCACATCCTGGACCGCCACAGCCCCCTTTACCCAGCCCTGCGTGAGGGCAGCGCCAGCCACTTTGAGCTAGTGGTGTTTCTCTCCGCCTCACAGGAGGGCACGGGCGACGCCTGCCAGAAAAGAACGTCCTACCTGCGCCAGGAGATCCAGTTTGAGCGGCGCTTCGTGCCCGCCATGGGGCTGGACAAGCATGGCAGGTACCAG tggtttgcagaagaggatgtcttccttaattga